From one Shewanella sp. GD04112 genomic stretch:
- the degQ gene encoding Do family serine endopeptidase DegQ, with protein MKTKLSVLSAAMLAATLTMIPAVSQAAIPQSVEGQSIPSLAPMLERTTPAVVSVAVSGTHVSKQRVPDVFRYFFGPNAPQEQVQERPFRGLGSGVIIDADKGYIVTNNHVIDGADDIQVGLHDGREVKAKLIGTDSESDIALLQIEAKNLVAIKTSDSDELRVGDFAVAIGNPFGLGQTVTSGIVSALGRSGLGIEMLENFIQTDAAINSGNSGGALVNLKGELIGINTAIVAPGGGNVGIGFAIPANMVKNLVAQIAEHGEVRRGVLGISGRDLDSQLAQGFGLDTQHGGFVNEVTAGSAAEKAGIKAGDIIVSVDGRAIKSFQELRAKVATMGAGAKVELGLIRDGDKKTVNVTLGEASQTTEKAAGAVHPMLQGASLENASKGVEITEVAQGSPAAMSGLQKGDVIVGINRSAVKDLKSLKEQLKDQEGAVALKILRGKSLLYLVLR; from the coding sequence ATGAAAACGAAACTATCTGTACTTTCAGCCGCAATGTTAGCCGCAACTCTGACAATGATTCCCGCTGTCTCACAGGCCGCTATTCCGCAATCTGTTGAGGGTCAATCCATTCCAAGTCTTGCGCCTATGTTAGAGCGCACGACCCCCGCCGTGGTTTCAGTCGCGGTTTCAGGCACACACGTGTCTAAACAACGTGTCCCCGATGTGTTCCGTTATTTCTTCGGCCCCAATGCACCACAAGAACAAGTGCAAGAGCGTCCTTTTAGAGGTTTAGGCTCAGGCGTGATTATCGACGCAGATAAAGGCTATATCGTCACCAACAACCATGTGATCGATGGTGCCGATGATATCCAAGTCGGCCTGCACGATGGCCGTGAAGTTAAAGCCAAGCTGATTGGTACCGATTCAGAGTCCGACATTGCCTTGCTGCAAATCGAAGCGAAAAATCTAGTCGCAATCAAAACCTCAGATTCTGATGAACTGCGCGTGGGTGACTTTGCCGTCGCCATCGGTAACCCCTTTGGTTTAGGCCAAACCGTCACCTCTGGGATCGTCAGCGCCCTAGGCCGCAGCGGCTTAGGCATTGAAATGCTTGAAAACTTTATCCAAACCGATGCGGCGATTAACAGCGGTAACTCGGGTGGCGCGCTGGTCAACCTTAAAGGTGAGCTGATCGGTATTAACACCGCGATCGTAGCCCCTGGCGGTGGTAACGTGGGTATCGGTTTTGCGATCCCCGCCAATATGGTGAAAAACCTCGTGGCACAAATTGCCGAGCACGGTGAAGTTCGCCGTGGCGTACTGGGGATTTCGGGCCGCGACCTAGATAGCCAACTCGCCCAAGGCTTTGGCTTAGATACCCAGCACGGTGGTTTTGTGAATGAAGTCACCGCGGGCAGCGCCGCTGAAAAAGCCGGCATCAAGGCAGGCGATATTATCGTCAGCGTCGATGGTCGTGCGATTAAATCGTTCCAAGAGCTGCGGGCGAAAGTCGCGACTATGGGCGCGGGTGCCAAGGTTGAACTGGGACTTATCCGCGATGGCGATAAGAAAACCGTGAATGTCACCTTAGGTGAAGCAAGCCAAACCACTGAAAAAGCTGCGGGCGCTGTGCACCCCATGCTACAGGGTGCCTCGCTAGAAAACGCTTCGAAAGGGGTGGAAATTACTGAGGTAGCTCAGGGCTCACCTGCGGCAATGAGCGGCTTACAAAAAGGCGATGTGATTGTCGGCATTAACCGTTCGGCGGTGAAAGATCTGAAATCACTCAAGGAGCAGCTCAAAGATCAAGAAGGCGCTGTCGCCCTGAAGATCCTCCGTGGTAAGAGCTTGCTGTACTTAGTGCTGCGTTAA
- the rpsI gene encoding 30S ribosomal protein S9, whose product MAATQYYGTGRRKTSTARVFAKAGSGNIVVNQRPLDQYFGRETARMVVRQPLELVEMTDKLDIYVTVKGGGITGQAGAIRHGITRALMQLDEALRPSLRSAGFVTRDARKVERKKVGLRKARRKPQFSKR is encoded by the coding sequence ATGGCTGCAACTCAGTACTACGGCACTGGCCGTCGCAAAACCTCTACAGCACGCGTATTCGCTAAAGCTGGTAGTGGCAACATCGTTGTAAATCAACGTCCTTTGGACCAATACTTTGGTCGTGAAACTGCTCGTATGGTTGTTCGTCAACCATTAGAACTAGTTGAAATGACTGACAAGCTGGACATCTATGTAACTGTTAAGGGCGGTGGTATCACTGGCCAAGCAGGTGCAATCCGTCACGGTATCACTCGTGCTCTGATGCAATTAGATGAAGCTCTGCGTCCATCATTACGTTCTGCTGGTTTCGTAACCCGTGACGCTCGTAAAGTTGAGCGTAAGAAAGTGGGTCTACGTAAAGCACGTCGTAAGCCACAATTCTCTAAGCGTTAA
- the rplM gene encoding 50S ribosomal protein L13 — translation MKTFTATPETVTRDWFVVDADGKTLGRIATEIALRLRGKHKPEYTPHVDTGDYIIVINAEKVTVTGNKAQGKTYYSHSGFPGGIKQISFEKLQAHKPEMIIEKAVKGMLPKGPLGRAMFRKLKVYAGAEHNHAAQQPQVLDI, via the coding sequence ATGAAGACTTTTACTGCTACACCAGAAACTGTAACTCGTGACTGGTTCGTCGTTGATGCTGACGGCAAAACTTTAGGTCGTATCGCTACCGAAATCGCTCTGCGTTTACGCGGTAAGCACAAGCCAGAATACACTCCTCACGTTGACACTGGTGATTACATCATCGTTATCAACGCTGAGAAAGTTACTGTTACTGGTAACAAAGCGCAAGGCAAGACGTACTACTCGCACTCAGGCTTCCCTGGTGGCATCAAGCAAATCAGCTTTGAAAAGCTGCAAGCTCACAAGCCAGAAATGATCATCGAGAAAGCAGTTAAGGGTATGTTACCAAAAGGTCCTCTGGGCCGTGCCATGTTCCGTAAACTGAAAGTTTACGCTGGCGCAGAACATAACCACGCTGCACAACAACCTCAAGTTCTTGATATCTAA
- the zapE gene encoding cell division protein ZapE produces the protein MPQLSPWQHYQKDLTRDGFSHDPAQEMAVKALQRVYEDLTAAEAPSSLLGKLLTSFGLKSAPVAPKGLYLWGGVGRGKTYLMDTFFDALPGNQKLRAHFHRFMHQLHLDLDELKGTRDPLLVIAKQMAAKYRVICFDEFFVSDITDAMLLGTLFQALFKEGVVLVATSNIIPDDLYKNGLQRARFLPAIALINQHCEVLNVDSGIDYRLRTLEQAEIYHHPLDEEADTNLLRYFRQLAPEAEISTDAIEIEGRAISIRQQAQGVLLADFRALCDGPRSQRDYMELARIYHTVLVSGIEQMGAFLTGDDIARRFLAMVDEFYERNVKLIVSAQVPLEEIYADGLLSFEFRRCRSRLIEMQSHDYLKSEHLP, from the coding sequence GTGCCCCAGTTAAGCCCTTGGCAGCATTACCAAAAAGATCTTACTCGTGATGGTTTTTCCCATGATCCCGCGCAGGAAATGGCCGTAAAGGCGCTACAACGCGTCTACGAAGATTTAACCGCTGCCGAAGCACCAAGCTCACTCTTAGGTAAGTTATTGACCTCCTTTGGCCTTAAGTCTGCGCCTGTAGCGCCTAAGGGATTGTATCTCTGGGGCGGTGTCGGTCGCGGCAAAACCTATTTAATGGACACTTTTTTTGATGCGCTGCCAGGTAATCAAAAACTAAGGGCGCACTTTCATCGCTTTATGCATCAACTGCATTTGGATCTGGATGAGCTCAAAGGCACTCGCGATCCTTTATTAGTGATTGCCAAACAAATGGCGGCTAAATATCGAGTCATTTGTTTTGACGAGTTTTTTGTCTCCGATATCACAGATGCCATGCTACTTGGCACCTTATTCCAAGCCCTCTTTAAAGAAGGCGTGGTCTTAGTCGCTACTTCAAACATCATTCCCGATGATTTGTATAAAAACGGATTGCAACGGGCGCGATTCCTACCCGCGATCGCCTTGATCAATCAGCATTGTGAAGTACTCAATGTGGATTCGGGCATCGACTATCGCCTGCGCACTCTCGAGCAGGCTGAGATTTATCACCATCCACTCGATGAAGAGGCCGATACTAATCTGCTGCGTTATTTCCGCCAGTTAGCCCCCGAGGCCGAAATTTCAACCGATGCGATTGAAATCGAAGGGCGCGCAATCAGCATACGTCAACAGGCGCAAGGCGTGTTGCTCGCAGACTTCAGGGCCTTATGCGATGGGCCCCGAAGTCAGCGCGATTATATGGAGCTGGCGCGGATTTATCATACCGTGTTGGTGAGTGGCATCGAGCAAATGGGCGCGTTTTTAACGGGTGATGATATTGCCAGACGTTTCTTGGCCATGGTGGATGAGTTTTACGAGCGCAACGTTAAGCTGATCGTCTCCGCGCAGGTGCCGCTGGAAGAGATTTACGCCGATGGTTTATTGAGTTTTGAATTTAGACGCTGTCGCTCTCGCTTAATCGAAATGCAATCCCACGATTACTTAAAATCAGAGCATTTACCTTAG
- the mlaD gene encoding outer membrane lipid asymmetry maintenance protein MlaD: protein MLTRKIELLVGMFLLTGLAAFLVLVFKVANIEVQTSDSSYTLTANFTNIGGLKVRSPVKVGGVVVGRVSKIDLDPVKLVAVVTIVMDKRFDKFPETSSLAILTSGLLGEQFLGLTPGFVDDDVSMLKDGDKIDDTRSALVLEDLIGQFLYSMGSKDK from the coding sequence ATGTTGACACGAAAAATTGAATTATTAGTGGGTATGTTTCTCTTAACGGGCTTAGCGGCTTTTTTGGTGTTGGTGTTTAAAGTCGCCAATATCGAAGTGCAGACCAGCGACAGCAGCTATACCCTCACCGCCAATTTCACCAATATCGGTGGCTTAAAGGTACGCTCTCCGGTCAAGGTCGGCGGCGTAGTGGTTGGCCGTGTGAGTAAGATAGATTTAGACCCTGTCAAACTGGTGGCTGTGGTGACGATTGTGATGGACAAGCGTTTCGATAAATTCCCTGAAACCAGTAGCTTAGCTATTTTAACTTCAGGTTTACTCGGTGAGCAGTTCCTCGGATTAACACCGGGCTTTGTCGATGATGATGTGAGTATGCTTAAGGATGGCGACAAGATTGACGATACTCGCTCCGCATTAGTGTTAGAAGATCTGATTGGTCAGTTCTTATATAGTATGGGTTCAAAGGATAAATAG
- a CDS encoding ABC transporter substrate-binding protein yields MFKRLSRFLLPLVWIFTATTALADDAPINTMDPFAMVKSVANKTFDRFHQDKALIDADADHLKVIVREELMPYIDYKYASYKVLGQYLKESTEDQRNRFVDAFEGYLVSTYAQAFTEYTNQKVEFSPGSDFSNEKIVDVNVQIIEAGRPPIKLLFKVRRLKDDSWKAFDLVAEGVSLLSSKQSEISNLIRQQGIDAVIKMLEERTKDKVTKQSKAGK; encoded by the coding sequence ATGTTTAAACGCTTATCGCGCTTTTTACTGCCGTTAGTATGGATATTTACCGCAACGACCGCACTGGCGGATGATGCACCGATTAACACTATGGATCCGTTCGCCATGGTGAAATCCGTTGCCAACAAAACCTTCGACCGCTTTCATCAAGATAAAGCCTTGATCGACGCCGATGCGGATCATTTAAAAGTGATCGTGCGCGAAGAGTTGATGCCTTATATCGACTATAAATACGCCTCTTACAAAGTGTTAGGCCAGTATTTAAAAGAGTCGACCGAAGATCAGCGCAATCGCTTCGTCGATGCCTTCGAAGGCTACCTAGTCTCAACCTATGCCCAAGCGTTTACCGAATACACTAACCAAAAAGTGGAGTTTTCTCCCGGTAGTGATTTCAGTAATGAGAAGATTGTCGATGTCAACGTGCAGATTATCGAAGCGGGTCGTCCGCCGATTAAGCTGTTGTTTAAAGTGCGTCGCCTTAAGGATGACTCTTGGAAGGCGTTTGACTTAGTTGCCGAAGGCGTGAGTTTGCTGTCCTCTAAGCAATCTGAAATCTCGAATCTTATCCGCCAACAGGGAATTGATGCCGTGATCAAGATGCTGGAAGAGCGCACCAAAGACAAAGTGACTAAACAGTCTAAAGCAGGGAAGTAA
- a CDS encoding BolA family protein has protein sequence MECSLIEQILRDALALDEVHASSDGSHYKVIAVGECFDGMSRVKQQQAIYAPLMSYIASGELHALTIKTFTPTQWKREKIFNS, from the coding sequence ATGGAATGCAGCTTAATAGAACAGATTTTACGTGACGCGTTAGCACTCGATGAAGTGCACGCCAGCTCCGATGGCAGCCATTACAAAGTGATCGCCGTCGGTGAATGTTTTGACGGCATGAGCCGTGTAAAACAGCAACAAGCCATTTATGCACCCCTGATGAGCTATATCGCCAGCGGTGAGTTACATGCATTAACGATTAAAACTTTCACGCCGACTCAATGGAAACGCGAGAAAATTTTCAACAGCTAG
- a CDS encoding DUF2065 domain-containing protein has product MSLQLFMLAVALVLILEGVGPLFFPNKWRRYLNELSHQNQQVLRRVGGSLVTAGLVILIIFS; this is encoded by the coding sequence ATGAGCTTACAGTTATTTATGCTGGCCGTGGCATTGGTACTGATTTTGGAAGGTGTGGGGCCTTTGTTTTTCCCCAATAAATGGCGCCGATATTTAAACGAACTTTCTCATCAGAATCAGCAAGTTTTACGCCGAGTTGGCGGTTCTTTAGTCACCGCTGGGCTGGTCATTTTGATTATTTTTTCATAA
- the degS gene encoding outer membrane-stress sensor serine endopeptidase DegS: MTIKETLLYLGKAVLFGLIMAAMFLLVTHYFDNKNLGSSLLQNRGNNTVELSFAKAVRRAAPAVVNIYSLSIDQSRPLNSGSLQGLGSGVIMSKEGYILTNYHVIKKADEIVVALQDGRKFTSEVVGFDPETDLSVLKIEGDNLPTVPVNLDSPPQVGDVVLAIGNPYNLGQTITQGIISATGRNGLSSGYLDFLQTDAAINAGNSGGALIDTNGSLIGINTAAFQVGGEGGGHGINFAIPIKLAHSIMGKLIKNGRVIRGALGISGEPINPVVAQILNLPDLRGVLVTGVDPNGPAARAQLQPRDVIIKYDGEDVPGVEMLMDRIAETTPGKKIMMTVIRQGKEQVLPVIIDEKVVVDN, from the coding sequence ATGACAATAAAAGAAACCCTGTTATATCTCGGTAAAGCCGTGCTCTTCGGCCTTATCATGGCGGCCATGTTTTTGTTAGTTACACACTACTTCGACAATAAAAATCTCGGCAGCTCGTTACTGCAAAACCGTGGTAACAATACAGTCGAACTCTCCTTTGCTAAAGCCGTACGCCGCGCCGCCCCTGCCGTAGTCAATATTTATAGCTTAAGTATCGATCAGAGCCGTCCGCTAAACTCAGGCTCCCTCCAAGGCCTAGGCTCAGGGGTGATCATGAGTAAAGAAGGCTATATTCTCACGAATTATCATGTGATTAAAAAAGCCGACGAAATTGTGGTGGCCCTGCAGGATGGCCGCAAATTCACCTCGGAAGTCGTAGGGTTTGATCCCGAAACCGATCTTTCTGTGCTTAAGATCGAAGGCGATAATCTTCCAACAGTGCCAGTCAATCTCGACAGCCCGCCGCAGGTTGGGGATGTGGTATTAGCGATTGGTAACCCTTATAACCTCGGCCAAACCATTACCCAAGGCATTATCAGCGCCACGGGTCGTAACGGCTTAAGTTCTGGTTATTTAGACTTTTTACAGACAGATGCCGCAATTAACGCCGGTAACTCAGGCGGCGCCTTAATCGACACTAACGGTAGCCTGATTGGTATCAACACCGCCGCCTTCCAAGTGGGCGGCGAAGGTGGTGGCCACGGGATTAACTTCGCGATCCCGATTAAATTGGCCCACAGCATTATGGGTAAACTGATTAAAAATGGTCGAGTGATCCGTGGTGCCTTAGGGATCTCTGGCGAGCCGATTAACCCTGTTGTGGCGCAAATCCTCAACCTACCCGATTTACGTGGGGTATTAGTCACAGGCGTCGATCCTAATGGCCCTGCGGCACGGGCGCAGCTACAACCAAGGGATGTGATCATCAAATACGATGGTGAAGATGTGCCTGGGGTCGAAATGCTGATGGATAGAATTGCCGAAACTACGCCCGGCAAGAAAATCATGATGACGGTTATTCGCCAAGGCAAAGAGCAAGTACTGCCCGTGATTATCGATGAGAAAGTCGTCGTCGATAATTAA
- the motX gene encoding flagellar protein MotX: MQVFTLLSLRVVMLRTALVALLPLVSSMCFAETQAVDIYSQDQLLEMIRGEKYLARVKQDDCQLVQDIEARAEVLKQPLYQFLWGEMLNHGTCVKANAVKGMGLLQEAAEQGSPEAMVKLAEYYQNGKFVIRNKDRAVTYLLPAAASGSLAARMMLVRLYGEGYGSPRDYEMAYNWLYNNVFTDEATKKKALSLLQVLAAKMPASAVARAQQEHLRTR, from the coding sequence ATGCAAGTATTCACCCTATTGTCATTGAGAGTCGTTATGCTACGTACTGCATTAGTTGCGCTGCTGCCCTTAGTATCTTCAATGTGCTTTGCTGAAACACAGGCGGTGGATATTTATTCTCAAGATCAATTGCTTGAAATGATCCGCGGCGAAAAATATCTGGCAAGAGTTAAGCAAGATGACTGTCAGTTAGTGCAAGATATCGAAGCGCGCGCCGAAGTCTTAAAGCAGCCCCTGTACCAGTTTCTGTGGGGGGAGATGCTCAACCATGGCACCTGCGTAAAAGCCAATGCAGTCAAAGGGATGGGATTATTGCAAGAGGCGGCCGAACAGGGCAGTCCCGAGGCCATGGTGAAACTTGCCGAATATTATCAAAATGGTAAGTTTGTTATTCGTAATAAAGACCGTGCGGTCACTTATTTATTGCCAGCGGCGGCGAGCGGCAGTTTAGCCGCGCGGATGATGCTGGTTCGTTTATACGGTGAAGGTTATGGTAGTCCAAGGGACTATGAAATGGCCTATAACTGGTTATACAACAATGTATTTACCGATGAGGCGACCAAGAAAAAAGCCTTGTCATTACTGCAGGTGTTAGCCGCTAAAATGCCCGCCAGTGCAGTGGCGCGGGCCCAGCAAGAGCACTTGCGAACCCGTTGA
- the murA gene encoding UDP-N-acetylglucosamine 1-carboxyvinyltransferase → MDKLAIQASPPLAGDVIISGAKNAALPILMAGVLAETDFIVSNVPNLRDVSTSCKLLRCLGADVDELGNGQIRISTQNLNEFCAPYDLVKTMRASILILGPLLARYGTADVSLPGGCAIGARPVNLHLHGLEMMGAKIEVKEGYIKARVDGRLKGAHIFMDMVSVGATENLLMAAALADGETVIENAAREPEVIDLANCLIAMGAKITGVGSATLRIQGVERLQGCEYRVMPDRIETGSFLVAAAVTRGRIRCLKADPASLESVIAKLEDAGAKITTGEDWIELDMEGKRPKAVNIKTAPYPGFPTDMQAQFCVLNVLAQGTATITETIFENRFMHVPELIRMGANMELEGNTCIIQGIEYLSGAQVMATDLRASASLVIAGLVADGKTIVDRIYHLDRGYEHIEQKFQGLGAHVERVQ, encoded by the coding sequence GTGGATAAATTAGCGATTCAAGCAAGCCCTCCGCTTGCTGGTGATGTGATTATTTCCGGCGCTAAAAACGCTGCGCTGCCGATTCTAATGGCAGGCGTGTTAGCCGAGACTGATTTTATTGTGTCGAATGTCCCCAATTTGCGCGATGTGAGCACCAGCTGTAAATTGCTGCGCTGCTTGGGTGCCGATGTGGATGAATTAGGCAATGGTCAAATCCGTATTTCGACCCAAAACCTTAACGAGTTCTGCGCACCTTATGATCTCGTTAAGACCATGCGTGCCTCGATTCTGATCCTTGGCCCGTTATTAGCGCGTTATGGTACCGCAGACGTGTCATTACCCGGTGGCTGCGCCATTGGTGCCCGTCCGGTGAACTTACACTTGCATGGCCTCGAAATGATGGGTGCCAAGATTGAAGTGAAAGAAGGTTATATCAAGGCCCGTGTCGATGGTCGCTTAAAGGGCGCCCATATTTTTATGGACATGGTGAGCGTAGGCGCGACCGAAAACCTATTGATGGCCGCGGCACTTGCCGATGGCGAAACCGTGATTGAAAACGCGGCCCGCGAACCAGAAGTGATCGACTTGGCGAATTGTTTGATTGCCATGGGCGCGAAGATCACCGGTGTCGGCAGTGCCACACTGCGTATTCAAGGCGTTGAGCGTCTACAGGGCTGTGAGTACCGCGTGATGCCAGATCGTATCGAAACCGGTTCCTTCCTTGTTGCCGCAGCTGTGACCCGCGGTCGTATCCGTTGCTTAAAGGCCGATCCTGCTTCGTTAGAGTCTGTTATCGCGAAACTTGAAGATGCGGGCGCCAAGATCACCACAGGTGAAGATTGGATTGAGCTCGATATGGAAGGCAAACGTCCGAAAGCGGTAAATATCAAGACAGCGCCATATCCAGGCTTTCCAACCGATATGCAGGCGCAGTTCTGCGTGCTCAACGTATTAGCACAGGGCACGGCGACCATTACCGAAACCATCTTCGAAAACCGCTTTATGCACGTGCCAGAACTTATCCGTATGGGCGCGAACATGGAGCTTGAAGGCAATACCTGCATCATCCAAGGCATTGAGTATTTGAGCGGTGCGCAGGTGATGGCTACCGATTTACGTGCTTCAGCAAGTTTAGTGATCGCAGGCTTAGTTGCCGATGGTAAAACCATCGTCGATCGCATCTATCACTTAGATCGCGGTTATGAGCATATCGAGCAGAAGTTCCAAGGATTGGGCGCGCATGTAGAGCGTGTGCAATAA
- a CDS encoding adenylosuccinate synthase, producing MGKNVVVLGTQWGDEGKGKIVDLLTEQAKYVVRYQGGHNAGHTLVINGDKTVLHLIPSGILRDNVKCIIGNGVVLAPDALMKEIKMLKERGIPVEERLLISEACPLILPFHCALDIAREKARGNKAIGTTGRGIGPAYEDKISRRGLRVGDLFNAELFAEKLKEVMAYHNFMLTEYYKVDAVDYEQTLSDALALADYLKSMCVDVTELLDNARKAGEPILFEGAQGTLLDIDHGTYPFVTSSNTTAGGVATGSGFGPRHLDYVLGIMKAYTTRVGAGPFPTELLCEVGDHLGTKGHEFGATTGRKRRPGWLDAVAMRRAVQINSVSGFCLTKLDVLDGLKEVKICVGYQHPDGTISKVTPLAAEGYEQVTPVYETMPGWSESTFGATSLEQLPQAAINYIKRIEELLETPIDIISTGPDRNETMILVSPFN from the coding sequence ATGGGCAAAAACGTAGTTGTTCTCGGCACTCAATGGGGTGACGAAGGAAAAGGTAAGATTGTCGACCTTCTAACAGAACAGGCAAAATATGTAGTTCGCTACCAAGGCGGTCACAACGCGGGTCACACTCTAGTGATCAATGGCGATAAAACCGTACTGCATCTGATCCCATCAGGCATCCTACGCGACAATGTGAAATGCATTATCGGTAACGGTGTGGTGCTTGCACCAGACGCCCTGATGAAAGAGATCAAAATGCTCAAAGAGCGCGGCATTCCTGTTGAGGAACGTCTGCTGATCTCTGAAGCATGTCCGCTGATCCTACCATTCCACTGTGCCTTAGACATCGCTCGCGAAAAAGCGCGCGGTAACAAAGCTATTGGTACTACGGGTCGTGGTATTGGTCCTGCGTATGAAGACAAGATTTCCCGTCGCGGTCTGCGTGTTGGCGATCTGTTCAATGCTGAACTATTTGCTGAAAAGCTGAAAGAAGTTATGGCATATCATAACTTTATGCTGACAGAGTACTACAAAGTTGACGCCGTAGATTACGAGCAAACACTGAGCGACGCGTTAGCCTTAGCTGACTACCTGAAGAGCATGTGTGTTGACGTAACTGAACTGTTGGATAACGCGCGTAAAGCGGGTGAGCCAATTCTGTTCGAAGGTGCACAAGGTACGCTGTTAGACATCGACCACGGTACTTATCCATTTGTGACTTCGTCAAACACTACCGCAGGTGGTGTGGCGACAGGCAGCGGCTTTGGTCCACGTCATTTAGACTATGTCTTAGGTATCATGAAGGCATACACCACTCGCGTGGGTGCAGGTCCTTTCCCAACTGAACTCTTATGTGAAGTGGGTGATCATTTAGGGACTAAAGGTCATGAATTTGGTGCGACTACCGGTCGTAAGCGTCGTCCAGGTTGGTTAGATGCAGTGGCAATGCGCCGCGCAGTACAAATCAACAGCGTAAGTGGCTTCTGCTTAACTAAGTTAGACGTACTCGATGGTCTGAAAGAAGTGAAGATCTGTGTGGGTTACCAACATCCAGATGGCACTATCTCTAAGGTTACGCCATTAGCGGCTGAAGGTTATGAGCAGGTCACGCCTGTTTATGAAACTATGCCAGGCTGGAGCGAGTCAACTTTCGGTGCGACCTCTTTAGAGCAGTTACCGCAAGCAGCTATCAACTACATCAAGCGCATTGAAGAGTTGTTAGAAACGCCGATCGACATCATTTCTACCGGTCCAGACCGTAATGAAACGATGATTTTAGTTAGCCCATTTAACTAA
- a CDS encoding STAS domain-containing protein encodes MVEFVQQGKICHLKGRLSQEQVVALWPQRQSLLSQETQMLSLTELEYSDSAGVAFLLALVRQHGTPLQLCSASDQLKKLIDLYDLQSFFTEEAN; translated from the coding sequence GTGGTTGAATTTGTGCAACAGGGTAAAATTTGCCACCTCAAAGGGCGTTTATCACAGGAGCAAGTGGTCGCACTTTGGCCGCAAAGGCAAAGCCTGTTAAGCCAAGAAACCCAAATGTTGTCGCTCACTGAGCTGGAGTACAGCGACAGTGCTGGCGTGGCATTTTTGCTGGCGTTAGTGCGTCAGCATGGCACGCCATTGCAGCTGTGCTCAGCATCGGATCAGCTAAAAAAATTAATCGATTTATATGATTTACAGTCCTTCTTCACCGAAGAAGCGAATTGA
- a CDS encoding competence protein CoiA family protein, which produces MKYSLVNGFRAEPFKGGTGTCLCCGSDTIAKCGNFKVHHWAHKSKEYCDPWWENEGEWHRKWKNYFPVESQEIIFKNVITNEKHIADIYINQTVIEIQSYPIKEDEARLREAFYNNMIWIIDGCKNEFDEINFGLSIGSPHTEDPYLRQFKWYGRSKIFAKWSKSTKPVYIDFGSDIVWQLLQFDIKSKKGLVKAIPKETFINWFGGKST; this is translated from the coding sequence ATGAAATATTCACTTGTAAATGGATTTAGAGCAGAACCCTTTAAAGGTGGAACTGGAACTTGCTTATGTTGTGGAAGTGACACAATTGCAAAGTGTGGTAATTTTAAAGTTCACCATTGGGCGCATAAATCGAAAGAATATTGTGACCCTTGGTGGGAAAATGAAGGTGAATGGCATAGAAAATGGAAAAACTATTTCCCTGTAGAGTCACAGGAAATTATTTTTAAAAACGTAATCACCAATGAAAAGCATATTGCTGATATTTATATTAATCAAACCGTAATAGAAATCCAAAGTTACCCTATAAAAGAAGATGAAGCTCGCTTGAGAGAAGCGTTTTATAATAATATGATTTGGATAATTGATGGTTGTAAAAATGAATTTGACGAAATAAATTTTGGTCTCAGCATAGGCTCTCCACACACCGAAGATCCTTATTTACGTCAGTTTAAATGGTATGGAAGAAGTAAGATTTTTGCTAAATGGTCTAAATCAACTAAACCTGTGTATATTGACTTTGGAAGCGACATAGTATGGCAATTACTCCAATTCGATATAAAGAGCAAAAAGGGTTTAGTTAAAGCCATTCCTAAAGAAACATTTATAAATTGGTTTGGTGGAAAATCTACCTAG